A stretch of Brevundimonas naejangsanensis DNA encodes these proteins:
- a CDS encoding DEAD/DEAH box helicase encodes MSFTEDLAERLLSNKQFGRDYDALQAEAARSTLPENLSLEAKPLDTDAVHRLLYCASVFLQTESEPLRALAQSIALGSLLTNREDVAAENALRLLTDLGNFPALAYAEMRHDEDGVGLGQSLRAALSRDLNAFDVGDERLALTDFQKRAWDRLQIARALAISAPTSAGKSFLVIEHLCRLAEQATAFTAVYVAPTRALLSEVYAKVQKRLQGRDVWVSTVPSPGEDRSPRQIFVLTQERLQVLLAVADPDFDLIVVDEAQNISDGARGMILQECLDQILVRNPKARLIMLAPGAAGFLELGRSFGAPDLEPALSRLPSVIQNRILVSPGRVPKTLTLRLMTETGSVKLGTLTADRGFQHPDSRLAAVALELGRHGGSLVYATGPKDAANVARLLYIGCSDKAEAPLEALSKFIIKHIHPEYALATLVRRGVAFHYGKMPTLLREAIEGAFKTGDLQFLACTTTLFQGVNLPARNVFIHTSTRGRGTELNPAELWNFAGRAGRMNSDVVGNVFLVDYENWPEQPMDKFVGYKIEPAFRKTVETQRPAILEALAGDMPPVSKRDETPTKVRAAAGLLVSRAARGDVRSFLERTLPSSPLAEREALAKFAEKAHADIDLPASLLATNWTVDPFGLQRLFKYLVDQIADGNADAMIPQNPLIDPLKARERYENLFGRIETRVNLGAFGKLHKKAALPAVRWMEGKPYPVILSSEVVSAKRRYAKEMRAYEELKKAEPLTRKQPPRPINVNNVIHDTFDLIEDVIRFRYVQLGKAYYDVLVLALRKSELDHRIPEIFNFALALELGVSTRSGWSFMELGLSRIAATALEPHFPDSDMTAAKARHWLQTEDMTEFRLGPIVLAELIRLGLASPLTLAGAAHDGLSDDDLPAPLSWTEIDE; translated from the coding sequence ATGAGTTTCACCGAGGACCTTGCCGAACGACTGCTGTCCAACAAACAGTTCGGCCGCGACTACGATGCCCTGCAAGCCGAGGCGGCGCGATCGACGCTACCGGAGAATCTGTCTCTGGAGGCGAAGCCGCTCGACACAGACGCAGTCCACAGGCTCCTCTACTGCGCCAGCGTCTTCCTCCAGACTGAGAGCGAACCGTTGCGCGCCCTCGCCCAGTCGATCGCGCTGGGAAGCTTGTTGACCAACCGCGAAGACGTGGCGGCTGAAAACGCGCTGCGCCTTCTCACTGACTTGGGCAATTTCCCGGCCTTGGCCTACGCCGAGATGCGCCATGATGAGGACGGCGTTGGACTGGGCCAAAGTCTGCGCGCTGCGCTTTCGCGAGACCTGAATGCGTTCGACGTCGGCGATGAGCGACTGGCTCTGACCGACTTTCAGAAGCGGGCATGGGACCGGCTGCAGATCGCGCGTGCTCTGGCAATCTCGGCGCCGACTTCCGCCGGCAAGTCCTTTCTGGTGATCGAGCATCTGTGCCGCCTAGCGGAGCAGGCGACCGCATTCACAGCCGTCTACGTCGCCCCCACACGGGCACTGCTTTCTGAGGTCTACGCCAAGGTGCAAAAGCGCCTGCAGGGCCGCGATGTTTGGGTCTCGACGGTTCCATCGCCCGGCGAGGATCGCTCGCCGCGCCAGATCTTCGTGCTAACCCAAGAGAGGCTTCAGGTGCTTCTCGCGGTCGCAGACCCTGACTTCGACCTTATCGTTGTCGACGAGGCGCAGAACATCTCGGACGGCGCGCGTGGGATGATCCTGCAGGAGTGTCTGGACCAGATACTAGTGCGCAATCCCAAAGCCCGGCTGATCATGTTGGCGCCCGGGGCTGCGGGCTTTCTCGAGCTTGGCCGGTCGTTCGGCGCGCCGGACCTGGAGCCAGCCCTTTCCCGGCTGCCCTCGGTCATTCAAAACAGGATTTTGGTCAGCCCGGGGCGCGTCCCCAAGACGTTGACGTTACGCCTGATGACCGAGACTGGATCGGTCAAGCTGGGTACGCTGACGGCGGATCGTGGGTTCCAGCACCCAGACAGCCGCCTAGCGGCTGTCGCACTCGAACTGGGTCGACACGGAGGGTCGTTGGTCTATGCGACAGGGCCCAAAGACGCCGCAAACGTCGCTCGTCTTCTCTATATAGGCTGTTCGGACAAGGCCGAAGCGCCGCTCGAGGCGCTGTCGAAGTTTATCATCAAGCACATCCATCCTGAGTATGCTCTAGCCACGCTGGTTCGAAGGGGCGTCGCCTTCCACTACGGCAAGATGCCCACCCTGCTTCGCGAGGCCATCGAGGGGGCCTTCAAAACCGGCGACCTTCAGTTCCTCGCCTGCACGACGACTTTGTTCCAAGGCGTCAACCTGCCTGCCCGCAACGTGTTCATTCATACGTCTACGCGCGGCAGAGGCACTGAGCTCAATCCCGCGGAGCTGTGGAACTTCGCTGGGCGAGCGGGCCGCATGAACTCCGATGTCGTCGGCAATGTCTTTCTCGTCGACTACGAGAATTGGCCTGAGCAACCGATGGATAAGTTCGTCGGATACAAAATCGAGCCCGCGTTCCGCAAAACGGTAGAAACCCAGAGACCCGCCATCCTCGAGGCCTTGGCCGGCGACATGCCGCCGGTGTCCAAGCGCGACGAGACCCCCACCAAAGTTCGTGCAGCCGCTGGCCTGCTCGTTTCGCGCGCAGCCCGCGGCGACGTCAGAAGTTTCCTGGAGCGGACTCTGCCTTCCAGCCCCTTGGCAGAACGTGAGGCTCTCGCGAAATTCGCGGAAAAGGCACACGCGGACATCGACCTGCCTGCGTCGCTTCTGGCGACAAACTGGACCGTCGATCCGTTCGGCCTTCAACGGCTGTTCAAGTATCTCGTCGACCAGATCGCCGACGGCAACGCCGATGCGATGATTCCACAGAACCCTCTCATCGATCCCCTGAAAGCGCGTGAGCGCTACGAGAATCTGTTCGGACGCATCGAAACGCGGGTCAATCTCGGCGCCTTTGGTAAGCTGCATAAGAAGGCCGCGTTGCCAGCTGTGAGGTGGATGGAGGGCAAGCCCTATCCCGTCATTCTGTCCAGCGAGGTGGTGAGCGCCAAGCGGCGGTACGCCAAGGAGATGAGGGCCTATGAAGAGCTGAAGAAGGCCGAGCCGCTCACACGCAAACAGCCGCCTCGCCCGATCAACGTCAACAACGTCATCCATGACACGTTCGACCTAATCGAAGATGTCATCCGCTTTCGCTACGTCCAGCTCGGCAAAGCCTATTACGACGTTCTGGTCCTGGCGCTGCGGAAGAGCGAACTGGATCATCGCATCCCCGAGATTTTCAATTTCGCCCTGGCCCTTGAGCTGGGCGTCTCCACTCGTTCGGGCTGGTCGTTCATGGAGTTGGGACTATCGAGGATCGCGGCAACGGCTCTGGAACCCCACTTCCCCGACTCAGACATGACCGCCGCCAAGGCGCGCCATTGGCTTCAGACCGAAGACATGACGGAGTTCCGCCTAGGGCCGATCGTGCTGGCCGAGTTGATACGGCTGGGTCTCGCCTCGCCGCTGACCTTGGCAGGCGCGGCCCATGACGGCCTCTCGGATGACGATCTTCCAGCCCCTCTGTCCTGGACCGAGATCGACGAATAA
- a CDS encoding HamA C-terminal domain-containing protein yields MPADLEIQRGVEVPGVIMNLPQGSGMDDDRQRRATSPSLNGFANRRGNDKLRTAHKNSTGNIALQATGGETNAEPPDPKCSRRILRIYRLTSAARATRKQNNFHRITIAEYYSEKPKGTGPVAETSSADIAAAIEALKNPCDLDAILACAASHTDDSSLTPRTGLLHPRFREDVPLIDDLARILADQCVFYALPRRKRLELHEQIKADISKIARTMAIVRDVFVDFNAKHPSRASEVGEVLAYCIAQTRLSAAQMASKMALKTSTNMPVHGLDGVHAKFENNVLTVYFLEAKLASSARIGALRYAKSAAEFSANKKQYNREYQLVGDLGHFDSLEGPARQAALDYFDIWNNPTALPLRERYVGVICHSEPKHFADQLTIDDEAIDIHEHHFNKLYAADLDGHRTYANKVITKAGGNPAKSILYFVAVPDIDELRKAFYNAIGLPIPPGPWDDEDDLDDDDVGDDVADTPSPDDMQDGAS; encoded by the coding sequence ATGCCGGCGGATCTGGAGATCCAGCGCGGCGTGGAAGTCCCGGGGGTCATCATGAACCTCCCACAAGGCAGCGGGATGGATGACGACAGGCAGCGGCGGGCGACCTCTCCTTCTCTGAATGGGTTCGCCAACCGGCGGGGAAACGACAAGCTTCGAACTGCGCACAAAAACTCCACTGGAAACATCGCCTTACAGGCGACGGGTGGAGAGACGAATGCAGAGCCCCCAGACCCTAAATGCTCGCGCAGAATTTTGCGGATCTATCGCCTCACTTCAGCAGCAAGGGCTACGCGCAAGCAGAACAATTTTCACCGAATCACGATCGCTGAATACTATTCGGAGAAACCTAAAGGGACGGGCCCCGTGGCTGAAACGTCGTCGGCAGATATTGCGGCCGCCATCGAAGCGTTGAAGAACCCCTGCGATCTGGACGCCATACTAGCGTGCGCGGCGTCCCACACCGACGACAGTTCGTTGACGCCGCGCACGGGGTTGCTTCACCCTCGCTTTCGCGAGGATGTCCCGCTCATCGACGATCTGGCGCGCATTCTTGCGGATCAGTGCGTTTTTTACGCCCTACCGCGTCGCAAGCGCCTAGAGCTTCACGAGCAGATCAAGGCGGACATTTCCAAGATTGCGCGCACCATGGCGATCGTGCGCGACGTCTTTGTCGACTTCAATGCCAAGCATCCGTCCCGGGCAAGCGAAGTCGGAGAGGTGCTGGCTTACTGCATCGCTCAGACCCGCCTGTCGGCGGCTCAGATGGCGTCGAAAATGGCGCTCAAAACTTCGACCAATATGCCGGTTCATGGTTTGGACGGCGTCCATGCCAAGTTCGAAAATAACGTACTTACGGTCTATTTCTTGGAAGCGAAGCTGGCGTCAAGTGCCCGTATCGGGGCGCTGCGCTACGCCAAATCAGCTGCCGAGTTTTCAGCGAACAAGAAGCAGTATAATCGCGAATATCAATTGGTCGGCGATCTCGGGCATTTCGACTCTCTCGAGGGTCCCGCCCGGCAAGCTGCCCTCGATTATTTTGATATTTGGAACAACCCGACCGCGCTGCCTCTGCGCGAGCGTTACGTCGGCGTGATTTGTCACTCCGAACCAAAGCACTTCGCTGATCAGCTGACGATCGACGACGAAGCGATCGACATTCACGAGCACCACTTCAATAAGCTCTACGCCGCCGACCTCGATGGCCATCGCACCTATGCAAACAAGGTCATCACGAAAGCTGGCGGCAACCCAGCCAAATCCATTCTCTATTTCGTGGCTGTGCCGGACATCGATGAGTTGAGGAAGGCGTTTTACAACGCCATCGGTCTCCCGATCCCACCCGGCCCATGGGACGACGAGGATGACCTAGACGACGATGACGTCGGGGACGACGTCGCTGATACTCCAAGCCCTGATGATATGCAGGACGGGGCGTCATGA